The following proteins come from a genomic window of Leucoraja erinacea ecotype New England chromosome 1, Leri_hhj_1, whole genome shotgun sequence:
- the si:dkey-21a6.5 gene encoding tumor necrosis factor receptor superfamily member 4, with the protein MKLIEQRCYLLPIIISAVGLTLGQMNAGTVTPSLPLGPSLTTLAQIDNRSINASAGSGTTTSPPVTTVLLPSNCTGFNTSSCSLCLPGHFSNNASLNCSCCADGSCFALEDCLMCPQGYYQSLAGHMTCVPCSKGTYTNSTGSMECHSCNSGLYANETGSTACQDCLPGYFSNVNASICASCAQGLFCNTTRCSECTICPGGEEALSTAATECTSCQPGMCKPPKDVLCRMCQNGYYQIEPGQESCNLCPEQHYCPSPDVIPVRCPSDAFCPPGTTAPRYCMETFFLKSGDHCVLTPLTISLLVIIAILILLLIIIFIMRRKKETMPRDPVRSPLLSKEQTPGQETRMSYGISWDSEPLYAGW; encoded by the exons gTCTGACACTTGGCCAGATGAACGCAGGGACAGTTACTCCTTCACTTCCACTTGGTCCATCCCTGACCACCTTGGCTCAGATAGATAACCGTAGCATCAACGCCTCAGCGGGAAGTGGTACTACAACCAGTCCTCCTGTGACAACTGTTCTGTTGCCTTCAAACTGCACAGGCTTCAACACCTCGTCCTGTAGCCTCTGTTTGCCAGGGCACTTTTCCAATAATG CATCCTTGAATTGTTCTTGCTGTGCTGATGGCTCCTGCTTTGCTCTGGAGGATTGTCTGATGTGCCCCCAGGGTTACTACCAGTCCCTGGCTGGACACATGACATGCGTGCCTTGTTCAAAAGGTACCTACACAAA TTCCACAGGGAGCATGGAATGTCACTCCTGCAACTCTGGGCTTTATGCCAATGAAACAGGTTCAACAGCGTGCCAGGACTGTCTACCAG GTTACTTCTCGAATGTGAATGCAAGTATCTGTGCGTCTTGTGCCCAAGGATTGTTTTGTAA CACAACACGATGCAGTGAGTGTACCATCTGCCCTGGAGGGGAGGAAGCTCTGTCCACAGCTGCTACAGAGTGCACCAGCTGCCAGCCAG GAATGTGCAAGCCACCAAAGGATGTTCTCTGCAGAATGTGCCAGAATGGATATTACCAGATAGAGCCGGGACAGGAGAGCTGTAACCTGTGTCCTGAGCAGCATTACTGCCCC AGTCCTGATGTGATTCCAGTCCGTTGTCCAAGTGATGCGTTCTGTCCGCCTGGCACCACTGCCCCTCGGTACTGCATGGAAACgttcttcctcaaatcaggagatcACTGTGTGCTCACCCCACTGACTATATCCCTGCTTGTCATCATTGCCATCC TCATTTTGCTGCTGATCATCATCTTCATCATGCGCCGTAAAAAGGAGACCATGCCACGGGACCCGGTCCGATCTCCTCTACTGAGCAAAGAACAAACCCCCGGCCAAGAGACTCGCATGTCTTATGGGATCTCCTGGGACTCGGAACCATTGTACGCAGGGTGGTAA